A single window of Vigna unguiculata cultivar IT97K-499-35 chromosome 1, ASM411807v1, whole genome shotgun sequence DNA harbors:
- the LOC114175819 gene encoding berberine bridge enzyme-like 22, translated as MQMSYLAVFLILLLPISSSASTILEKKFKECLITKLDGNSESIEKIILTKSSSLYTPVLEALEQNPRWLNSSRKPLLILTPFHESEIQAGIRCSKQLGLQLKVRSGGHDYEGLSYLSKVPFVMVDLINMRSIQVNIADETAWVQAGASLGELYYKISKESKVHGFPAGTCPSIGIGGHISGGGQGTIMRKHGLAADHVVDAYLVDADGKIHDRKSMGEDVFWAIRGGSATSYGVILAWKISLVRVPPIVTVFNVERTLGEGANNLIHRWQYIGHELHEDLFIRVVAQNGGDNSKTFKAVFNSVFLGGIDRLIPLMNESFPELGLKAKDCIEMNWIQSVMVIAGFNKDDPLELLLNRTTTFKSSFKAKSDFVKEAIPESGLQGAWKIVSEEDTLAMLILEPYGGRMSEISESEIPFPHRKGNLYNIQYLVKWEVNSKEASKKHEEWAKRIYKYMTPYVSKSPRASYFNYKDLDLGQNKHQNTSYSKASVWGKKYFKDNFRRLAQIKTKFDPQNFFWNEQSIPLLNSFHS; from the coding sequence ATGCAGATGAGTTATCTTGCAGTGTTTCTGATACTGCTTCTTCCAATCTCATCTTCAGCTTCAACCATCCTTGAGAAGAAATTCAAGGAATGCTTGATAACAAAACTTGATGGAAATTCTGAATCCATTGAAAAAATCATCCTCACCAAATCCTCCTCACTGTATACACCAGTGTTGGAAGCATTGGAACAGAATCCTAGATGGTTGAATTCTTCAAGGAAGCCTCTTCTCATTCTGACACCTTTCCATGAATCAGAAATTCAAGCAGGCATCAGATGCAGCAAACAGCTTGGGTTGCAGCTCAAAGTCAGAAGTGGTGGCCATGATTATGAAGGGCTATCATACCTCAGTAAGGTCCCATTTGTGATGGTTGACCTCATCAACATGCGTTCCATTCAAGTTAACATTGCTGATGAAACAGCTTGGGTTCAGGCTGGTGCATCATTGGGTGAACTTTACTACAAAATATCAAAGGAAAGTAAAGTTCATGGATTCCCTGCAGGAACCTGTCCTAGCATAGGGATAGGAGGGCATATAAGTGGAGGGGGACAAGGTACCATAATGAGAAAACATGGCCTAGCAGCAGACCATGTTGTTGATGCTTACCTCGTTGATGCAGATGGGAAGATTCATGACAGAAAATCAATGGGAGAAGATGTTTTCTGGGCCATAAGAGGAGGTAGTGCTACTAGCTATGGAGTCATCCTTGCATGGAAGATCAGCTTGGTCAGAGTTCCACCTATTGTCACAGTGTTCAATGTTGAAAGAACATTGGGGGAAGGAGCCAACAATCTGATTCACAGGTGGCAATACATAGGACATGAACTGCATGAGGATCTTTTCATCAGAGTAGTTGCTCAAAATGGTGGTGACAATTCAAAGACATTTAAAGCAGTGTTCAACTCTGTGTTCCTCGGAGGAATAGACAGGTTGATACCACTGATGAATGAGAGTTTCCCAGAACTGGGATTGAAGGCCAAAGACTGCATTGAAATGAACTGGATTCAATCAGTTATGGTCATTGCTGGATTCAACAAAGATGACCCTTTAGAACTGTTGCTCAACAGAACCACCACATTCAAAAGCTCTTTCAAGGCCAAGTCTGACTTTGTGAAGGAGGCAATACCAGAATCTGGTCTACAAGGTGCTTGGAAAATTGTTTCTGAGGAAGATACATTAGCAATGCTGATATTGGAGCCTTATGGTGGTAGAATGAGTGAAATTTCAGAATCTGAAATCCCATTTCCCCACAGAAAGGGAAACTTGTATAACATACAGTACTTGGTGAAGTGGGAAGTGAATAGCAAGGAAGCATCCAAGAAGCATGAAGAATGGGCTAAAAGGATATACAAATACATGACTCCTTATGTGTCAAAATCTCCTAGAGCTTCCTACTTCAACTATAAGGATCTTGATTTAGGCCAAAACAAGCATCAAAACACAAGCTACTCAAAGGCTAGTGTTTGGGGGAAGAAGTACTTCAAGGATAACTTCAGAAGATTGGCACAGATTAAGACAAAGTTTGACCCCCAAAATTTTTTCTGGAATGAACAGAGCATTCCTCTCCTGAATTCCTTTCATTCTTAA